The Triticum aestivum cultivar Chinese Spring chromosome 7B, IWGSC CS RefSeq v2.1, whole genome shotgun sequence genome window below encodes:
- the LOC123161530 gene encoding plastid division protein PDV1: protein MRWDWETPATEAEAEALQERIWDLHDKLSHAILAISACAGLPACRCRGAPNGHVVVKGLRPPQGGGHVDLAAAAAAMADARGLHAIRAALEDLEGHLHFLRDVQLQQRADQDAAIARVQQSRILLAARLAEHRGKGHGVIEEALGFVGDVHDKSQFVSPEDVYGTHSQSGEDEEDRRGHGSNMVVRVVSCSFALAKNILRFERMGSVLGNATVFAVSMLTFLQLHQLASGKQTPAVQYRRADNGSLSGGSRKDSKGKQLEVLLARG, encoded by the exons ATGAGATGGGACTGGGAGACGCCGGCGACGGAAGCGGAGGCGGAGGCGTTGCAGGAGCGCATCTGGGACCTCCACGACAAGCTCAGCCACGCCATCCTCGCCATCTCCGCCTGCGCCGGCCTTCCGGCCTGCCGCTGCCGGGGCGCCCCCAACGGCCACGTAGTCGTCAAGGGGCTGCGGCCGCCGCAGGGGGGAGGGCACGTCGACcttgccgcggcggcggcggccatggcggacgcGCGGGGCCTGCACGCCATCCGCGCCGCGCTCGAGGACCTCGAGGGGCACCTCCACTTCCTTCGT GATGTTCAGTTACAACAGCGTGCCGATCAAGATGCTGCGATTGCTAGGGTGCAGCAAAGTCGCATTCTCCTTGCTGCAAGGTTGGCTGAACATAGAGGAAAGGGGCATGGAGTCATTGAGGAAGCCTTAGGTTTCGTGGGTGATGTGCATGACAAGAGCCAATTTGTCTCGCCGGAAGATGTGTATGGGACGCACAGCCAATCAGGGGAAGATGAGGAGGACCGCAGGGGGCATGGTTCAAACATGGTGGTGCGTGTGGTATCCTGCAGTTTTGCTTTAGCCAAGAACATATTAAGATTTGAGAGGATGGGTAGCGTGCTGGGTAATGCTACTGTGTTTGCAGTAAGTATGCTCACATTCTTGCAGCTTCATCAATTGGCCTCTGGTAAACAAACGCCAGCAGTCCAATATAGGAGAGCTGACAATGGTTCTCTTTCTGGAGGGTCAAGAAAAGACAGTAAAGGAAAGCAGTTGGAAGTGTTATTAGCTAGAGGTTGA